The Glycine soja cultivar W05 chromosome 8, ASM419377v2, whole genome shotgun sequence genome has a window encoding:
- the LOC114421268 gene encoding histone H1.2-like, protein MDPTSIPPPPATTVPFTVEPSNHVTPADNTNTNTNHPPYDEMIYTAIGALKEKDGSSKRAIGKYMEQVYKDLPPTHSALLTHHLNRLKSAGLLILVKKSYKLPGSDPLPVLQAQKPRGRPPKLKSQPNTELTWPALALNDNPALQSAKRGPGRPKKIAGPVGVSPGPMVPGRRGRPPGTGRSKLPKRPGRPPKPKSVSAISSGLKRRPGRPPKAESNVNVIPFAAPVAPGLPTVQPIVPTASVPNGSPRPRGRPKKIVAGAGAPALSSVGGAPRGRGRPRGVLPLVRPGRPQKLAVGRPKNPARRPVGRPKGSTAAAITAHKAANEDLRRKLEHFQSKVKESLGTLKPYFNHESPVTAIAAIQELEVLSTLDLKAPLRDETHQQPQPQPQVYEQQYPQPQPLLQQFFQPHTSAPS, encoded by the exons ATGGACCCAACTTCGATCCCTCCCCCTCCGGCCACCACCGTCCCCTTCACTGTCGAACCCAGCAATCACGTGACCCCCGCCGacaacaccaacaccaacaccaacCACCCTCCTTACGATGAGATGATATACACAGCAATCGGGGCTCTGAAGGAGAAAGATGGTTCGAGCAAGCGAGCCATAGGAAAGTACATGGAACAAGTGTACAAGGACCTTCCACCCACCCACTCTGCTTTGTTGACTCACCATCTCAACCGATTGAAATCCGCTGGTCTTCTCATCCTCGTCAAAAAATCCTACAAGCTCCCCGGATCTGATCCTCTTCCCGTGCTCCAGGCCCAAAAGCCCCGCGGTCGCCCCCCAAAGCTCAAATCCCAGCCCAACACTGAGCTCACATGGCCTGCGCTAGCCCTCAACGACAACCCTGCTCTTCAATCCGCAAAAAGAGGCCCGGGTCGTCCCAAAAAGATTGCAGGACCCGTAGGTGTGAGCCCGGGCCCGATGGTGCCGGGCAGAAGGGGTCGTCCACCTGGGACCGGGAGATCTAAGCTGCCCAAGAGGCCTGGCCGTCCTCCCAAGCCCAAATCCGTGTCGGCGATCTCCAGTGGGCTCAAACGACGTCCGGGCCGCCCACCCAAAGCCGAATCCAACGTAAACGTCATCCCCTTCGCAGCCCCTGTTGCTCCCGGCCTGCCCACAGTGCAGCCCATCGTTCCTACTGCTTCCGTGCCCAATGGATCTCCCAGGCCCAGAGGAAGGCCCAAAAAGATTGTTGCCGGTGCGGGGGCTCCGGCGCTCTCTTCCGTTGGTGGTGCACCACGTGGCCGCGGACGGCCCCGTGGGGTCTTGCCGTTGGTGAGGCCGGGCCGCCCTCAGAAGCTCGCCGTTGGAAGGCCCAAGAATCCTGCAAGAAGGCCCGTGGGCCGCCCCAAG GGATCGACAGCTGCTGCAATCACAGCACATAAGGCTGCTAATGAAGATCTAAGAAGGAAGCTTGAACACTTC CAATCAAAAGTGAAGGAGTCTCTTGGCACGCTTAAGCCTTATTTTAACCATGAAAGTCCAGTCACTGCAATTGCGGCAATTCAAGAGTTGGAAGTACTGTCAACTTTGGACCTTAAAGCACCATTGAGGGATGAGACCCATCAACAGCCACAGCCACAGCCACAGGTGTATGAACAGCAATATCCCCAGCCACAGCCACTGCTGCAGCAATTTTTTCAACCACATACATCAGCCCCAAGCTAG